One stretch of Candidatus Zixiibacteriota bacterium DNA includes these proteins:
- a CDS encoding T9SS type A sorting domain-containing protein — translation DAASRPVELRIFNTLGQAVTTLVEGDLQPGVHHFTWNGRDSYGEEVASGVYFYRLTVDDARSTKKMVLMK, via the coding sequence GATGCTGCATCCAGACCTGTAGAACTCAGAATTTTCAATACTCTCGGTCAGGCTGTGACCACTCTCGTCGAGGGCGATCTGCAGCCCGGAGTGCATCACTTCACATGGAATGGCAGAGACTCTTACGGCGAAGAGGTTGCCAGCGGTGTCTACTTCTATCGCCTTACTGTAGATGACGCCCGCTCCACCAAGAAAATGGTGTTGATGAAGTAG